Genomic DNA from Acidimicrobiia bacterium:
TCGCTCCGCTTGCCATCGTCACCGCGTTGGCGTTCGAGTTGAGTCAACGCTCGTCGTCGGGCGGGTCTTGCAGGAAGCGCTCGAACTCTTCGGCGAGATCGTCGGGAGACGGGATCTGGTCTTCGGCCTGCCGGTCGTAGTGCGCCTCGAGCCTCGGGATGTAGGCCCGCGCGTCGGCGTCCTCGGCGACCGCTTCGTCGAGACGGCGTTCCCACTCGGCGACGACGTCTCCGAGCTCGGCGTGTGCGGTGGGCACGCCGGTGACGTGCTCGAGGTTGCGCAGCAGCGCCATCGCGGCCTTCGGGTTGTGCGCGCCGGTCGCGTAGTGGGGAACGCCCACGCGCATCGCGATCGCCGGGAGCCCGGCACGGTCGAGCTCCACGTGCAGCACGCCCGCGAGCCCGGTGATCCCCTCGTATTGCGGACGGCTGAGGCCGAGCTCCGCCGCGAGCGCGGCATTCGTCGACGAACCGAACACCGGCGGCATCCGCGTGTGCGGCACCTGCGCAGGTGCGGCCCCGAGCGTCACGACCATCTCGCAACCGGCCCGATCGGCGACGTCCAGCAGCACCGTGCAGAACTGCCGCCAATGGACATGGGGTTCGATGCCGGAGAGCATGACGAGGTCACGTTCTGTACCCAGTTGATCCGTGACGTGCACGACATTCTCCGGCCACACGATCTGGCGGGTCACACCGTCCTCGAGCACTACCTGCGGTCGGAGCTGCTGGAAGTCGAAGAACTCGTCGGCCTCGATGTGTGCGAGTCGCGCCGCACCGAAGTGCTCGACCAGCCAGTCGATCGCTCCGGTCGATGCCGACGACGCATCGAAGTATCCGGCGAACGCGGCGACGAGGACACACCGCCGCGCTACAGGCTCGTGCTCCCAGACGAGATCGGTCATCGACTACTCCGTGAACTCGAAGAGCAGGCCGTGGTTCTGTTCGGGCGGGATCGCCCGGGCGCCAGGCGCGTCGCCGTCGACGAGCAATATCCCGCGCTCGGTGAAGTACTGCTCCACGTGATCCATGCTGCGCACGGAGAACGTCGTCGCGCGCATGTGCTGCGTGTACCGGGCGAGGTAGCGCTGCACCGGGCCGTCGCCGGTAGGGCTGATGAGCTCCATCACGGTGTCGCCCGCCGGCAGACCGACCGCCTCCGCAACCGCGTTCGGGCGCGGCTCGCGGTACAGGACCAGTGCGCCGAGGAAGTCCTCGTACCACGCGGCCGCGGCGTCGAGGTCGTCGACCGCCGCGCTCCACCGTGCGAGCCCGGTGATCCCGAGGGGATGCTCGTCGCTCCAGTAGTCGGCTGCGAACCCCGTGGTCAACATGGGGGGCATGTCGCCGCGGGGCGCGAAGAAGTCGCCGGCGAAGATCTCCCACGACACGCCGAAGCAGTCGCGCGGGTGGGTGAAGAGCACGCGCTCGTCCTCACGAAGGATGCGCACCCCCTTCGACACCACGGCGGCTCTCGCCTCGGCGAGGTCGGCCACCTGGTACTCCATCCCGAGATAGTGGTCGCCGTAAATGCCGAGCAGCCGGCCCTGACCGCGGTGGGATACGCCGACCGGAGCGAACCATTCGAAGAGCGTGCCACCGATCGTCATCAGCGCCGTTTCGACTTCGTCGATCGCCGGCTGCTCGAGATGGAGCTCCCCACCGAACAAGTCGCGGAAGTGGTCGATCGCTCCCTGGAATCCATCCACGAGCGCATTGACGTGCAGCACCTTGACGAGCTGGATGTGATCGATCATTACGCGGAGATCTCGGCGCGGCCGTGCCTGATCACGGTCGCGCCCGCCGCCGACGCTTCGAACGCGACGTCGAGGAGCTCACCGTGTTCGGTCGTGCCCGCGTCGTACAGCTCCACGACGAGCTCACTGCGCGGGAACACCGGCGAGGCGAACCGGCACGCGAGCCGCCGCACCCGCGCGGGGTCGCCGCCCGCCGCGATCTTCACCACCGCGCCGCTGCACATCGCGAACGTGCAGAGCCCCTGCAAGAACTTCGACGGGGACCCCGCGTGCTG
This window encodes:
- a CDS encoding PAC2 family protein, translating into MTDLVWEHEPVARRCVLVAAFAGYFDASSASTGAIDWLVEHFGAARLAHIEADEFFDFQQLRPQVVLEDGVTRQIVWPENVVHVTDQLGTERDLVMLSGIEPHVHWRQFCTVLLDVADRAGCEMVVTLGAAPAQVPHTRMPPVFGSSTNAALAAELGLSRPQYEGITGLAGVLHVELDRAGLPAIAMRVGVPHYATGAHNPKAAMALLRNLEHVTGVPTAHAELGDVVAEWERRLDEAVAEDADARAYIPRLEAHYDRQAEDQIPSPDDLAEEFERFLQDPPDDER
- a CDS encoding MaoC/PaaZ C-terminal domain-containing protein, whose protein sequence is QHAGSPSKFLQGLCTFAMCSGAVVKIAAGGDPARVRRLACRFASPVFPRSELVVELYDAGTTEHGELLDVAFEASAAGATVIRHGRAEISA
- a CDS encoding VOC family protein; its protein translation is MIDHIQLVKVLHVNALVDGFQGAIDHFRDLFGGELHLEQPAIDEVETALMTIGGTLFEWFAPVGVSHRGQGRLLGIYGDHYLGMEYQVADLAEARAAVVSKGVRILREDERVLFTHPRDCFGVSWEIFAGDFFAPRGDMPPMLTTGFAADYWSDEHPLGITGLARWSAAVDDLDAAAAWYEDFLGALVLYREPRPNAVAEAVGLPAGDTVMELISPTGDGPVQRYLARYTQHMRATTFSVRSMDHVEQYFTERGILLVDGDAPGARAIPPEQNHGLLFEFTE